A window of the Hordeum vulgare subsp. vulgare chromosome 5H, MorexV3_pseudomolecules_assembly, whole genome shotgun sequence genome harbors these coding sequences:
- the LOC123396863 gene encoding rRNA-processing protein FYV7: MKRPPPRDDAAAAGSSGGGGFKKGKGMWGGKKRNEQRLGGSGGALSLAAFANAKSRNTGYNPALIKKQKEFYRNAKLISKYKKSKKHQNQSNCPPQFPTLEEGGADATDVPKPHDKRKKRTSQSLNVEYEKKRVEDEKAKKERDAMIQAKKEEREKSEAKRKELREKMFKRTRSGQPVMKYRIEHLLETALESSNK; encoded by the exons ATGAAACGGCCGCCACCACGCGAtgacgcggcggcggcgggcagcAGCGGAGGAGGAGGGTTCAAGAAAGGGAAGGGGATGTGGGGCGGTAAGAAGCGGAACGAGCAGCGGCTGGGAGGCAGCGGCGGGGCGCTCTCTCTCGCGGCCTTCGCCAACGCCAAGTCCAGGAACACCGGCTACAACCCGGCACTCATCA AGAAGCAGAAGGAGTTCTACAGGAATGCTAAATTGATTAGCAAGTACAAGAAGTCGAAGAAGCACCAAAATCAGTCAAACTGTCCTCCACAATTTCCAACCCTTGAG GAAGGAGGTGCTGATGCAACGGATGTGCCAAAACCACATGATAAGAGGAAGAAGCGCACTTCACAAAGCTTGAATGTGGAGTACGAGAAGAAACGTGTAGAGGACGAGAAGGCAAAGAAGGAGCGGGATGCGATGATACAGGCAAAGAAGGAGGAGCGAGAGAAATCTGAAGCGAAGCGAAAGGAGCTTAGGGAGAAGATGTTCAAGAGGACGAGATCCGGGCAGCCTGTGATGAAATACAGGATCGAGCATCTCTTGGAGACTGCACTAGAAAGCTCAAACAAGTGA